The window ACCATATTGATTCTCAACAACCTAATCAACATAAGTATAGTTACCCTTACCACTTTTTTTACATGGAGTGTATTTGGAACGGATGCTACAGGAATTGTAATCATCCTTTTCCAAACCATAGGGGTGACCTTTTCCATAGTATTTATTGGAGAGATTGTGCCAAAGGTTTATGCCAACTCAGCAAGTGTTGGCTTTGCAAAACTTACGGCTGAATTTCTCTACTTTTTCTATGTGGTCTTTGGCCCCCTTTCTTCATTATTAATGGCTATCAGTGATGTGATCGAAAAGCGCATAGAAAAAAAGGGCTATTCGTTGTCGGTAAATGAATTGCATCATGCGTTAGAAATAACTTCGGTTGACACCAGTAATAACGAGCGAGATATACTAAAAGGGATTGTTAATTTTGGAACCCTTTCTGTGAAACAGGTAATGCGCTCCCGGATGGACCTTACAGCTGTAGATATAGAAATGGACTTTCATGAGTTGATGGATAAAATCAATAAAAGCGGCTATTCCAGAATACCCGTATATGAAGGTACCATCGACCAAATCAAGGGGATCTTGTATATCAAAGATCTTTTAGACCATATAGAAAAGGATGAACATTTTAATTGGAAAGCCCTTATTCGCAAGGGTTATTTTATTCCTGAAAACAAAAAACTAGCTGACCTACTCAAAAACTTTAAAAACAAGCGGGTACATATGGCCATTGTGGTGGATGAGTATGGAGGCACTTCCGGCTTGGTGACTCTTGAAGACCTAATAGAAGAAATTATTGGTGATATCAATGACGAATTTGATGAGGTGGAAGAGTATTTATTCAAAAAACTGGATGACAGAACCTTTATTTTTGAAGGGAAAATTTCCTTAAATGATTTCTGCAAAAAATTGGATCTCGATATACAATTATTTGATGACGTTAAGGGGGAAAGTGAATCTTTGGGAGGGCTCCTTCTAGAATTAAATTCCAATTTGCCCAACAATGGTACCAAGATTAAATTCGACAATTTTGAGTTTACCATTATGGCTGTAGATACAAGAAAAATAAAGAAAGTAAAAGTAGTTTTAGATGGCCCGATTGACAAAAATGTGCCTGACCAAATAGATTGATTTCAAAATTGCATATGCGAGCTAATTCTAAGTTTTAACTTATTTTTTATGGCAGCGGTGTGTATTTTTTTCTTTTTTTTTCGTAGTTTTAAAATTGGCAATTTTAGACATGTTTGCGTAATTCAAGAGGCTGTGTTTCCCAAATGAGCTTGAATTTTAGACTGAAACAATACACTTTTGCGAAACTTTGTATTTTTTCAGTTGAAATTTTAAGGCGTTCCTACATTGGCTTAATTATAATTTTTTGTTCCATATTCAGCTATTCTTTCATTTTTGTTTTACCTTTATTGTCTAGAATTTAATAATTGAAAAATTTATTGTGGATTTTTCAAAGTAAATTCAATACCTAATACAATTAAACATAACAGAATGAATCAAGGTTTATATCGTTCACAGTTTGAGCATGATGCCTGCGGAATTGGGGCAGTTGTTAATGTGAAAGGCCATAAAAGCCACGAAACTATAAGTGATGCTTTGCTTATGCTAAGCAATATGGAGCACAGAGGAGGCCGAGGTAGTGATCCCAAAACTGGGGATGGCGCCGGTGTCTTAATTCAGTTGCCCCATACTTTCCTTAAGGAGGTTACGCAACGGTTAGGTTTTGGGTTGCCCGAGGAAGGATGTTATGGCGTAGGGATGGTGTTTTTCCCAAACAACAAACAACTCTACAAAAAATGCAAATCAAACTTAAATAAGATAATCACTGAATTGGGCTTTAAGCTCATCGGGTACAGGTCTGTTCCTACAGATGATACAGTACCGGGATCCGGAGCGCTAGAAGTGATGCCCAATATTGAGCAAGTTTTTGTAGCACACAAAGACAATCTTTCAGGTATTGATTTGGAGCGGAAACTATACATCCTAAGAAATTATTCAACACGAATCATCAACTCCACCATACCGGGAGTAAATAGTGCCTTTTATTTTGCAAGTTTTAGTAGTCAAACAGTTATTTACAAAGGACAGCTTCGTACAGATCAAGTATTGACCTTTTACAAAGACCTACAAAACAACAAACTTAAGTCAGCTATAGCGCTGGTACACTCTAGGTTTTCCACCAACACATTTCCTAATTGGAGATTAGCACAACCTTTCAGGTTTTTGTCTCACAATGGTGAAATCAACACCATCCGTGGTAATCTGAACAAAATGCGCTCCAAGGAAACATTGATGAAATCTATCCATTTCACTGATGAAGAACTTGAAATGCTTATGCCGATTACCAATGCTAAGAATTCAGATTCTGCGAACTTGGATTCTATGGTGGAATTGTTGGCATTGAGCGGCCGTAGCCTTCCTCACGTGATGATGATGCTTGTACCTGAGGCTTGGCAGGACAATAAAACAATGGACAAAAAGAAGAAGGCTTTTTATAAATTCCACGCTTCTTTGGTAGAGCCATGGGATGGTCCTGCTGCCCTATTGTTTACTGATGGCAAATCATTGGGTGCAACATTGGACAGAAATGGCCTTCGTCCATTAAGGTACTTTGTTACTTCTGATGATCGTCTAATCCTTTCTTCGGAAGCAGGCGCTTTGCCTATAAGAGAGTCCACCATCATCGAAAAAGGACGTATCAGTCCTGGTAGAATGCTCTTAGCGGATCTGGAAAAAGGAAAAGTTTCTTTTGACGAAGAAGTTAAAAACGAAGTAGTCAATAGAAAACCATATGATGCTTGGATCAAAAAAGAGAGATTAAAATTACGAATGATCCCTGCGCCTACGGAAATTTCATTTCCATACAGCACAGAAAATATCAAGAAAAAACAAACCATTTTTGGTTACAGTCAAGAAGACTTAAAGGTAATCTTATCTCCTATGGGAGATACTGCTTACGAACCAATCGGTTCCATGGGTGCAGATACTCCTTTGGCCGTTCTATCTAAACAAAGTCAACATATCTCTAATTACTTTAAGCAACTGTTTGCCCAAGTAAGTAACCCACCAATTGATCCGATAAGGGAACGTTTGGTTATGTCTTTGTTTACCAGAATTGGTGAGAGTTACAATATCTTGGACGAAAGTCCTAAACATACACGTCAGATACACATTTCTCAACCGGTCTTGCTCAATGAAGACTTAGAGAAATTAAAAAATCTTGAGGATAAAGGCTATCATGCAGCTACTTTAAAAGCTCATTTCGAAGCGGATGGCAAACCCGGACGTTTGCTAGAAGCATTAAATAAATTGTGCCAAGCTGCTGAAAAAGCTATTGGTGAGGGTAAAAATATCCTGATCATTTCCGATAGAGATTCTCAAAAAGATACTGCTCCAATTCCTTCTTTATTGGCAGTAGGAGCTGTTCACCATCACCTGGTGAACCAGAAATTGAGAACCAAAGCAGGTTTGGTAATAGAAGCAGGGGATATTAGGGAAACGCATCACTTTGCCACAGCAATAGGCTATGGTGCAAGTGCTATCAACCCTTACCTGGCTTTAGAAACCCTTCTTTCGCTCAATGAAAATGGTATGTTGAGCAAGAAGATTCCACAAAAGAAATTATTTGAAAACTACAAAGCTGCCATAGGAAAAGGCCTGCTTAAGGTACTTTCTAAAATGGGTATCAGTACCCTTCAGTCTTACCAAAGTGCTCAAATTTTTGAAGCTGTAGGACTTGGTGCTGAGGTAATCGACAGGTGCTTCAAAGGTACTGTTAGTAGAATTAGTGGTGTTTCTTTTGATGAATTGGCTGATGAAGTATTGGTAAGACATCATACTGCTTATAAAACCAAAAGCCCACTTTTGGAAGCAGGAGGAATTTACCAGTGGAAGAGAAGGGGAGAAAAGCACCTTTTCAATCCGGAGACCATCCACCTTTTGCAGAAATCTACAAAGCTGGGAGATTATAATTTGTACAAGAAATTTG of the Cyclobacterium marinum DSM 745 genome contains:
- the gltB gene encoding glutamate synthase large subunit, which encodes MNQGLYRSQFEHDACGIGAVVNVKGHKSHETISDALLMLSNMEHRGGRGSDPKTGDGAGVLIQLPHTFLKEVTQRLGFGLPEEGCYGVGMVFFPNNKQLYKKCKSNLNKIITELGFKLIGYRSVPTDDTVPGSGALEVMPNIEQVFVAHKDNLSGIDLERKLYILRNYSTRIINSTIPGVNSAFYFASFSSQTVIYKGQLRTDQVLTFYKDLQNNKLKSAIALVHSRFSTNTFPNWRLAQPFRFLSHNGEINTIRGNLNKMRSKETLMKSIHFTDEELEMLMPITNAKNSDSANLDSMVELLALSGRSLPHVMMMLVPEAWQDNKTMDKKKKAFYKFHASLVEPWDGPAALLFTDGKSLGATLDRNGLRPLRYFVTSDDRLILSSEAGALPIRESTIIEKGRISPGRMLLADLEKGKVSFDEEVKNEVVNRKPYDAWIKKERLKLRMIPAPTEISFPYSTENIKKKQTIFGYSQEDLKVILSPMGDTAYEPIGSMGADTPLAVLSKQSQHISNYFKQLFAQVSNPPIDPIRERLVMSLFTRIGESYNILDESPKHTRQIHISQPVLLNEDLEKLKNLEDKGYHAATLKAHFEADGKPGRLLEALNKLCQAAEKAIGEGKNILIISDRDSQKDTAPIPSLLAVGAVHHHLVNQKLRTKAGLVIEAGDIRETHHFATAIGYGASAINPYLALETLLSLNENGMLSKKIPQKKLFENYKAAIGKGLLKVLSKMGISTLQSYQSAQIFEAVGLGAEVIDRCFKGTVSRISGVSFDELADEVLVRHHTAYKTKSPLLEAGGIYQWKRRGEKHLFNPETIHLLQKSTKLGDYNLYKKFAQKINDQTKDAMTLRGLLEFKKRISVPLDEVEPVESIMKRFATGAMSFGSISHEAHSTLAIAMNRIGAKSNSGEGGEDEVRFEKKENGDWERSAIKQVASGRFGVTSNYLTNAGEIQIKMAQGAKPGEGGQLPGHKVDDWIGRVRHSTPGVGLISPPPHHDIYSIEDLAQLIYDLKNANRKARINVKLVSQAGVGTVAAGVAKAQSDVILISGADGGTGASPLSSIRHAGLPWELGLSEAHQTLVINNLRSRVTLQTDGQLRTGRDLAIATLLGAEEWGISTGALVVEGCIMMRKCHLNTCPVGIATQNAELRKLFTGDPDHVVNFFTFLAQDLREIMASLGFRTVNEMVGQSNILKEANGQMNHWKWDKLDLSPIFHKVEVPDHVGIHKQIDQDFRLKKVLDRKLIEAATPALEQANKVKGTFDIINVDRSVGAMLSNEVSKFFGSPGLPDNTIHFKFKGSAGQTFGAFLTKGITFELEGEANDYFGKGLSGGKLVVYPNRNADFVAEDNIIIGNVAFYGATSGQSFIKGKAGERFCVRNSGVEAVVEGIGDHGCEYMTGGLVIILGEIGRNFAAGMSGGIAYIFKENLGNINKEMVDIDPLNEDDFATIKTSLQSHIDFTSSNTANRLLEDWEAGKERFIKVIPKDYKEVLRKRALENSKTLV
- the gldE gene encoding gliding motility-associated protein GldE; this encodes MDDPYPSLLLLTEVIAVSPVYLVGNAVLFIALLIISALVSGSEVAFFSLNHEDIEGIKDASDPKSEKIITLIENPQKLLSTILILNNLINISIVTLTTFFTWSVFGTDATGIVIILFQTIGVTFSIVFIGEIVPKVYANSASVGFAKLTAEFLYFFYVVFGPLSSLLMAISDVIEKRIEKKGYSLSVNELHHALEITSVDTSNNERDILKGIVNFGTLSVKQVMRSRMDLTAVDIEMDFHELMDKINKSGYSRIPVYEGTIDQIKGILYIKDLLDHIEKDEHFNWKALIRKGYFIPENKKLADLLKNFKNKRVHMAIVVDEYGGTSGLVTLEDLIEEIIGDINDEFDEVEEYLFKKLDDRTFIFEGKISLNDFCKKLDLDIQLFDDVKGESESLGGLLLELNSNLPNNGTKIKFDNFEFTIMAVDTRKIKKVKVVLDGPIDKNVPDQID